A stretch of the Vulcanisaeta souniana JCM 11219 genome encodes the following:
- the mntA gene encoding type VII toxin-antitoxin system MntA family adenylyltransferase antitoxin yields MSRLVEINDVFREYALRWLLYAVHQDLLDALAMVVAELGLRKPPSYAGLADVLHERRLISDDVKELIRQVVINRSMLAHAYRSFSRSELLELRSWVLKNVPSLANQLLRLMEENNVDPEMPGESLVRVFTKYGVLLAFLFGSRARGDVREDSDYDVAVLMRDQSNYEKMVSLIRDLAQVLGAPADKVDLVDLSKAPNELVYVVLRDGVLIYSADPVLARRLIAHMYVRVLGESDLDHVYYSMFRDRISKKHY; encoded by the coding sequence TAGTGGAGATTAATGATGTGTTTCGGGAGTATGCCCTTAGGTGGTTACTCTACGCCGTACACCAGGACCTACTTGATGCACTAGCTATGGTTGTTGCTGAGCTCGGTCTTAGGAAACCTCCCAGTTATGCTGGGTTGGCCGATGTGCTTCATGAGCGTAGATTAATAAGTGATGATGTTAAGGAGTTGATTAGGCAGGTGGTAATTAATAGGAGTATGCTTGCCCATGCCTATAGGTCCTTCAGTAGGAGTGAATTGCTGGAGTTGAGGTCCTGGGTCCTTAAGAACGTGCCCAGCTTAGCGAACCAGTTGTTAAGGTTGATGGAGGAGAATAACGTGGATCCAGAGATGCCCGGTGAGTCGCTTGTCAGGGTTTTCACGAAGTATGGCGTGTTGTTGGCGTTTCTCTTCGGTAGTCGCGCCAGGGGTGATGTTAGGGAGGATAGTGATTATGATGTTGCCGTACTCATGAGGGATCAATCCAATTATGAGAAGATGGTTAGTTTGATCAGGGATTTAGCGCAGGTGCTCGGTGCACCAGCGGATAAGGTTGACTTGGTTGACTTAAGTAAGGCGCCCAATGAGTTGGTATACGTGGTACTGAGGGACGGTGTACTCATTTATTCAGCTGACCCAGTACTTGCGCGGAGGTTGATTGCTCACATGTACGTCAGGGTACTCGGTGAGTCTGACTTAGATCACGTGTATTACAGTATGTTTAGGGATAGAATTTCTAAAAAGCATTATTAA
- a CDS encoding 2-oxoacid:ferredoxin oxidoreductase subunit beta: MDYVEKRRRPDWCPGCGDYGILQALYQALAELNLDPRSIFLVSGIGCSAKAIHYVNANGAHTLHGRPIPYATGIKLANPNLEVIVIGGDGDLMGIGAEHLVHAGRRNVDLTVLMFDNGVYGLTKGQASPTLKRGIKTKSLARPNIYDSINPVVLALSVGFTFVARGYAYDVKHLSYLIKEAIRHKGSAYIDILQPCPTYNDVNTKEWYEARIYKLENEPGWDPVVRSPSEEEVTKKLTQAFLRGMEWGDKIPIGIFYQNEYVPTYEERIMEQMPNYLKAPPALSPLYGPDGSTIANVEEILKEKEV; this comes from the coding sequence ATGGATTATGTTGAGAAGAGAAGAAGGCCTGATTGGTGTCCTGGCTGCGGTGACTATGGTATTTTGCAAGCCCTTTATCAGGCTCTTGCTGAGTTAAACCTTGATCCACGCAGCATCTTCCTGGTCTCCGGCATCGGTTGCTCCGCTAAGGCTATTCATTATGTTAATGCTAATGGTGCCCATACGCTTCACGGTAGGCCAATACCCTATGCCACCGGCATTAAGTTGGCTAATCCGAACCTTGAGGTTATTGTTATTGGCGGTGACGGTGACCTAATGGGCATTGGCGCTGAGCATCTTGTTCATGCTGGTAGGCGTAATGTGGATTTAACGGTTCTTATGTTTGATAATGGTGTCTACGGCTTGACCAAGGGTCAAGCAAGCCCAACATTGAAGAGGGGCATTAAGACCAAGTCCTTGGCTAGGCCGAACATCTATGATTCCATTAACCCAGTGGTTTTGGCTTTGTCGGTCGGTTTTACATTCGTGGCCAGGGGCTATGCCTATGACGTTAAGCACCTGTCCTACCTAATTAAGGAGGCAATTAGGCATAAGGGTTCGGCGTACATTGACATTTTGCAGCCGTGCCCGACATACAACGATGTGAACACTAAGGAGTGGTATGAGGCTAGGATTTACAAGCTTGAGAATGAGCCTGGTTGGGACCCCGTGGTTAGGAGCCCAAGTGAGGAGGAGGTTACGAAGAAGCTCACGCAGGCCTTCCTGAGGGGTATGGAGTGGGGCGACAAGATACCCATCGGCATCTTCTACCAGAATGAATACGTGCCAACATACGAGGAGAGGATTATGGAGCAAATGCCCAACTACCTAAAGGCACCGCCAGCCCTAAGCCCACTTTATGGCCCTGATGGCTCAACAATCGCCAACGTGGAGGAGATCCTCAAGGAGAAGGAGGTCTAA
- a CDS encoding nucleotidyltransferase family protein — MKIGAIVLAAGEGRRFGGNKLLAKVGDEPVILRVLKALSGFDRVVIVGAYVNELMPYLSNEVIIYNPYYRDGMSTSIRLGLRFFQDYDAVLIVLTDMPLITNEVVSRIVSAYHDGCSAVVPTHNGIRGNPVLIHRVLFPELTRLSGDVGAREILRGRVDVCTVECGPEVLIDIDTVNDLTKVLNIVNTNRQ; from the coding sequence ATGAAGATAGGCGCCATAGTATTGGCTGCTGGTGAGGGCAGGAGGTTTGGCGGTAATAAATTATTGGCTAAGGTCGGCGATGAGCCAGTTATACTGAGGGTTTTGAAGGCATTAAGTGGATTTGATAGGGTGGTTATTGTTGGGGCCTACGTCAATGAATTAATGCCCTACCTATCCAATGAGGTCATCATCTACAATCCATATTATAGGGATGGAATGAGCACCTCAATAAGGCTCGGTCTGCGCTTCTTCCAGGACTATGATGCAGTCCTCATAGTACTCACGGACATGCCGCTGATAACCAACGAGGTAGTATCAAGGATAGTGAGTGCGTACCACGATGGGTGCAGTGCCGTTGTACCAACGCACAATGGCATCAGGGGAAACCCGGTGCTTATCCATAGAGTCCTATTCCCAGAATTAACGAGGTTAAGCGGTGATGTTGGCGCAAGAGAAATATTGAGGGGTAGGGTTGACGTGTGCACCGTGGAGTGCGGCCCCGAGGTCTTAATCGACATAGACACGGTGAACGACCTAACCAAGGTCCTCAACATAGTCAATACCAATCGCCAGTAA
- a CDS encoding ornithine cyclodeaminase family protein — translation MLLIREFEVNELVSFDDAIRAVEDGFRLLGSGNAVNLPRRRAIVSGAVLHVLQGIVLGDYRVAGLKTYLSARYGTRFVVVLFGLDSGELLAVIEADRLGQLRTGAASAVATKYMARRDSSVIGIVGVGTQARAQFEALSRVLNLKLVKVFSRTREHAEEFASFIKSRGFDAVVAGDYEEVCRGVDVLVTATNSKDPFIRGSYVVPGMHVNAIGSNWANRAELAPDAVLKADIIAADDVSQAREEAGDLIMAGDAAWSRVVPLADVIVGRVRGRQGDDSVTIFKSLGIAVEDLVLAKLIYDRAVRERRGVEIEFRGIFR, via the coding sequence GTGCTGTTAATTAGGGAGTTTGAGGTTAATGAGTTGGTCTCGTTTGATGATGCAATTAGGGCTGTTGAGGATGGATTTAGGTTATTGGGAAGTGGTAATGCTGTTAACCTGCCTAGGCGTAGGGCAATTGTTAGTGGTGCGGTGCTTCATGTGCTTCAGGGCATTGTCCTTGGTGATTACAGGGTTGCTGGGCTTAAGACATACCTAAGTGCGAGGTATGGTACTAGGTTTGTGGTTGTTCTGTTTGGTCTCGACAGTGGTGAGTTACTGGCCGTTATTGAGGCTGATAGGCTTGGGCAGCTCAGGACTGGGGCCGCCTCTGCCGTGGCTACGAAGTACATGGCCAGGAGGGACTCGTCGGTGATTGGCATTGTTGGTGTTGGTACTCAGGCTAGGGCTCAGTTCGAGGCCCTGAGTAGGGTTTTGAACCTTAAGTTGGTTAAGGTCTTTAGTAGGACTCGTGAGCATGCTGAGGAGTTTGCTAGCTTCATAAAGTCTAGGGGTTTTGACGCGGTGGTTGCTGGTGATTATGAGGAGGTTTGTAGGGGTGTCGATGTCCTGGTCACTGCGACTAACTCTAAGGATCCCTTCATACGCGGTTCCTACGTAGTGCCTGGGATGCATGTGAACGCCATAGGGAGTAATTGGGCTAATAGGGCTGAGTTAGCGCCGGATGCTGTGCTTAAGGCCGACATTATTGCGGCTGATGATGTGAGTCAGGCCAGGGAGGAGGCGGGCGACCTTATAATGGCTGGCGACGCTGCCTGGTCCAGGGTTGTCCCGCTGGCTGATGTCATTGTTGGTAGGGTTAGGGGTAGGCAGGGTGATGACTCGGTAACCATCTTCAAGTCCCTTGGCATTGCGGTGGAGGACTTGGTACTCGCCAAGTTGATCTATGATAGGGCCGTTAGGGAGAGGAGGGGTGTTGAGATTGAGTTTAGGGGTATTTTTAGGTGA
- a CDS encoding AbrB/MazE/SpoVT family DNA-binding domain-containing protein, translating into MLEVRVRVSKKNTIYIPKAISEAVGISEGDYVILRVDGNRIIIERVEDPFEYALKVKKFAEVTFEEFERESEEVQDEYWSEASDTS; encoded by the coding sequence ATGTTGGAGGTTAGAGTCAGGGTTTCTAAAAAGAATACAATTTACATACCTAAGGCAATTTCTGAGGCTGTGGGCATTTCTGAGGGTGATTATGTCATTTTGAGAGTTGATGGTAATAGGATAATTATTGAACGTGTTGAGGACCCGTTTGAATATGCTTTGAAGGTTAAAAAGTTCGCTGAGGTAACCTTTGAGGAATTCGAAAGGGAATCTGAGGAGGTACAGGATGAGTATTGGAGTGAGGCCTCGGATACTTCTTGA
- a CDS encoding PIN domain-containing protein, with protein sequence MSFVVDTNFIVAVISEDDVSHDKAVSLWDSLNEAYVPIIVIAELSYFFIRHKIDVGIISEILRDSKIKVVENNVQDIYFAIDHKDYIRHYDDFNDLIVLSTARRLGLPLITFDDELLDLYHKLKS encoded by the coding sequence ATGAGCTTTGTAGTTGATACAAACTTTATAGTGGCTGTGATCTCCGAGGATGATGTGAGCCATGATAAGGCAGTAAGTCTTTGGGATTCCCTAAATGAAGCTTACGTGCCAATAATTGTAATTGCCGAGTTAAGTTACTTCTTCATTAGGCATAAAATTGATGTGGGTATCATAAGTGAGATTCTACGGGACTCTAAGATTAAGGTTGTTGAAAATAATGTGCAGGATATATACTTTGCTATTGATCATAAAGATTACATTAGGCATTATGATGACTTTAACGACTTGATAGTGCTTAGCACGGCAAGAAGATTAGGCTTACCATTAATTACATTTGACGATGAACTGCTAGACCTCTACCATAAACTTAAGTCCTGA
- a CDS encoding aspartyl protease family protein, which translates to MGHVFVSVRFRGSDEFAMERVLVDTGASFTVMPLELAKEHFIETPFEVEVRLGDGRTVRARVFIAEAEIEGRRGPIRILAFSGAMPVIGVDTLETLGLRVDPVTGRIEKTEYYMLFVTATA; encoded by the coding sequence ATGGGTCACGTCTTTGTTAGCGTTCGCTTTAGAGGGAGTGATGAGTTTGCCATGGAGAGGGTACTCGTGGATACCGGCGCCTCCTTCACCGTAATGCCCCTAGAATTGGCCAAGGAGCACTTCATAGAGACTCCATTTGAGGTTGAGGTTAGGCTGGGTGATGGCAGAACGGTGAGGGCTAGGGTGTTCATTGCCGAGGCCGAGATTGAAGGTAGGAGGGGCCCGATTAGGATATTGGCGTTTAGTGGTGCAATGCCGGTGATCGGTGTTGATACCCTGGAGACCCTAGGGCTCAGGGTTGACCCAGTAACCGGTAGGATTGAGAAGACCGAGTACTATATGCTGTTCGTAACAGCCACCGCGTAG
- a CDS encoding acyl carrier protein yields MDSSRFIELVLDLHNKYGSALGISDVYAYSTLGRVIKAVGTVIISPNSPMLFNKTPRTVSMYLMGNGTVLGLTDLPINTQGLTDCGGRRIEVTNDLYKPPSRLVAIDVTNCQNDTINLIKGVSRKYGINLEVWVANELSMENTKVVFRGSIKDLKHLVRIVIIMTTLTNTGINNNINSILQLINELMSKY; encoded by the coding sequence ATGGATTCCTCAAGGTTCATAGAGCTTGTGTTGGACCTGCACAATAAGTACGGTAGCGCACTGGGTATTAGTGATGTCTATGCCTACAGCACCCTGGGCAGGGTCATTAAGGCGGTGGGCACAGTAATAATATCCCCAAACTCGCCAATGCTCTTCAATAAGACGCCAAGGACAGTATCCATGTACCTAATGGGCAACGGCACAGTACTAGGGTTAACGGACCTCCCCATCAATACGCAGGGTCTAACTGATTGCGGGGGCAGGAGGATCGAGGTCACCAACGATCTCTATAAACCACCTAGCAGGTTAGTGGCAATTGATGTGACGAATTGCCAAAACGACACTATAAACCTCATAAAAGGTGTCAGTAGGAAGTACGGCATCAACTTGGAGGTTTGGGTCGCTAATGAGCTGAGCATGGAGAACACCAAGGTGGTGTTTAGGGGCAGTATCAAGGACCTAAAGCACCTTGTTAGGATCGTAATCATAATGACGACATTAACAAACACAGGGATTAATAACAACATTAACTCAATACTTCAGTTAATCAACGAATTAATGAGTAAGTACTAG
- a CDS encoding zinc ribbon domain-containing protein encodes MATGKNRGPALTVVQTVGSDRNGKKGGVSVLDVTVVGVDVGVKRSVFAFVGVRARLLSDLVVIYGRQNGVSLMQLGTYDAVTRAYVVDVRYPGVDKYRGAEMTGNIVSKTLGAMVRAIHNVQRIHKTLVGLVLEDLRQFNGYKHDLAKARAVWGLMMSNFSKGVSKCSAVKVSWFWISYEGEVMIPTKDSIPIVLVEPEYTSSTCPRCGAYLDKVKGKVTCDYCGFKGDRDVIGAINIAWRGFLVLTKCVREGALRI; translated from the coding sequence GTGGCTACGGGTAAAAACCGTGGTCCTGCCCTGACGGTGGTTCAAACGGTAGGTTCAGATAGGAACGGGAAGAAGGGGGGTGTGTCTGTTTTGGATGTGACGGTGGTTGGTGTCGATGTTGGCGTTAAAAGATCGGTGTTTGCGTTTGTTGGTGTGAGGGCTAGGTTGCTTAGCGACCTGGTGGTTATATACGGTAGGCAGAATGGTGTTTCGTTGATGCAGTTGGGCACATATGACGCGGTGACTAGGGCCTATGTGGTTGATGTACGTTATCCAGGTGTTGATAAGTATCGTGGTGCTGAGATGACGGGTAATATCGTAAGTAAGACCCTAGGAGCCATGGTTAGGGCTATTCACAATGTTCAAAGGATTCATAAGACACTTGTTGGTTTAGTCCTTGAGGATCTCAGGCAGTTTAATGGATATAAGCATGACTTGGCTAAGGCAAGAGCAGTCTGGGGTTTAATGATGAGTAATTTTAGCAAGGGCGTGAGTAAATGCTCCGCCGTTAAAGTCTCCTGGTTCTGGATAAGTTATGAGGGCGAGGTTATGATACCAACCAAGGACTCAATACCCATAGTACTCGTCGAGCCTGAGTATACGAGTAGTACATGCCCGAGGTGCGGTGCCTACCTAGATAAGGTTAAGGGTAAAGTGACCTGCGACTACTGTGGATTTAAGGGCGATAGAGATGTTATTGGTGCAATAAACATTGCCTGGCGTGGGTTCCTGGTGCTTACAAAGTGTGTTAGGGAGGGTGCATTGAGAATTTGA
- a CDS encoding 2'-5' RNA ligase family protein has protein sequence MGYFYGVFIKELNITPLIKALPVIPIEPENMHMTIVYIGYKRPSQETDNKIGAGISQVPCFMIKLSQLTLLPSATKPRVLAVGIVNNEQLNRLRSTILSALRNSGVVISDKYLGDFKPHITIAYIKSKRIDSQDLIEMVREMGIEEELTGRSLLIDSVSLILAKGSNYSEVSSHELQCVF, from the coding sequence GTGGGTTACTTCTACGGCGTATTCATTAAGGAACTAAACATAACGCCACTGATCAAGGCGCTACCCGTAATACCCATAGAGCCGGAAAACATGCACATGACTATAGTATACATAGGCTACAAAAGACCAAGCCAAGAAACTGACAACAAGATCGGGGCAGGTATAAGCCAGGTACCCTGCTTCATGATAAAACTAAGCCAATTAACGCTATTACCAAGCGCCACAAAGCCGCGGGTGCTTGCTGTAGGGATTGTCAACAACGAACAACTAAACAGGTTGAGGTCAACGATATTGAGTGCGCTAAGGAACTCTGGTGTGGTAATAAGTGACAAATATTTAGGGGATTTCAAGCCGCACATAACAATAGCGTATATAAAATCAAAAAGGATAGATTCGCAGGATCTAATTGAGATGGTGCGTGAAATGGGAATTGAGGAAGAACTCACTGGTAGATCATTATTAATTGATAGCGTCTCCCTAATACTCGCCAAGGGGAGCAATTACAGTGAAGTATCAAGTCATGAATTACAATGCGTATTTTAA
- a CDS encoding AAA family ATPase, with product MSDLHRLIFNVSLSALDKLIYVLRRIRGVSIMGNAIEVRWRGREQVSLAGLFNELNERRVVMAFDEAQRLRGPLSSEVLNALAHAYDFDRNVTFILSGSEVGLLYEFMSVEDPNSPLFGRYFYEVRIGRFTRDESIDFLWRGFKELGVEVTTDVIETIADVFNGIPGWLVYAANAYIRGR from the coding sequence ATGTCTGACCTACATCGATTAATATTTAATGTCTCATTATCAGCTCTTGACAAGCTAATTTATGTCTTAAGGAGGATTAGGGGTGTCTCGATCATGGGCAACGCCATTGAGGTCAGGTGGAGGGGTAGGGAACAGGTTAGCCTGGCCGGGTTATTCAATGAACTTAATGAGAGGAGGGTTGTAATGGCGTTTGACGAGGCCCAGAGACTGAGGGGTCCGTTGTCAAGTGAGGTTCTTAATGCCCTAGCTCACGCGTATGACTTCGATAGGAATGTAACATTCATACTCAGCGGCTCTGAGGTTGGGTTGCTCTATGAATTCATGAGCGTTGAAGATCCAAATTCACCATTGTTCGGCAGGTACTTCTATGAGGTGAGGATTGGTAGGTTCACCCGTGATGAATCCATCGACTTCCTATGGAGAGGATTTAAGGAGTTGGGTGTCGAGGTTACCACAGACGTTATTGAGACCATTGCGGATGTGTTTAACGGTATACCTGGTTGGCTTGTTTATGCCGCCAACGCCTACATTAGGGGGCGTTAG
- a CDS encoding adenosylcobinamide amidohydrolase, which yields MINSVKYLSGSIIITLNQEVTALASTVDGGLRNGIKYIIHHQVPKDFNNDPIKEVTKVHRELSISSDKAITFLTATELPRNHITHREVINDAEIEVSITTGLTNPYRIERGSIEVWGLHESTINMAIIISKPLTVQAMIDAIMLSSQVKALTLAELTNGKIHGTTSDAVAIITPINGNRELYAGPATTIGKAVTHAVYNAVMKAYETYVKPKP from the coding sequence ATGATTAACAGTGTGAAATACCTAAGTGGAAGCATAATAATCACGCTAAATCAGGAAGTAACAGCCCTAGCAAGTACTGTAGACGGAGGGCTAAGGAACGGCATTAAATACATAATACATCACCAAGTCCCAAAGGACTTCAATAACGACCCAATCAAGGAAGTAACGAAGGTACACAGGGAATTATCAATAAGCAGTGACAAAGCAATAACCTTCCTAACAGCCACAGAACTACCAAGAAACCACATAACACACAGGGAGGTAATCAACGACGCGGAAATTGAGGTATCAATAACTACGGGACTAACAAATCCATATAGGATAGAAAGGGGTAGTATAGAGGTGTGGGGCCTTCATGAATCGACAATAAACATGGCAATAATCATAAGTAAGCCATTGACGGTACAGGCAATGATAGACGCCATAATGTTAAGTTCGCAGGTGAAGGCGTTAACACTCGCCGAACTAACCAACGGCAAGATCCACGGAACAACCTCAGACGCGGTAGCGATAATAACTCCAATTAACGGCAATAGGGAATTATATGCAGGGCCGGCAACAACAATAGGCAAAGCTGTAACCCATGCAGTGTATAATGCAGTGATGAAGGCGTATGAGACCTACGTTAAGCCCAAACCCTAG
- a CDS encoding PaREP1 family protein: protein MEVGYLDYKRDPVAHVYAKVLDDLVEARLALEMLGRDLIQNASAKAFMSVKSIVSALVVKNFAKIIEGVDERRRTWYEDAGYSAPTTGLIGISKDLKKLGIDVEAAVKTTLLLHRFSYNGFDPNLVDYRDPDEVKDDIIEVISWALTIKELFRDIWDERLEQEEHELMKLLERFKA from the coding sequence GTGGAGGTTGGTTACTTAGATTATAAGAGGGATCCCGTGGCGCATGTGTATGCCAAGGTCCTTGATGACTTGGTTGAGGCTAGGTTGGCATTGGAGATGCTGGGCAGGGACCTTATCCAAAACGCCTCGGCTAAGGCGTTCATGAGTGTTAAGTCCATAGTCAGCGCGTTGGTTGTTAAGAATTTTGCCAAAATCATTGAAGGGGTGGATGAGAGGAGGAGGACTTGGTATGAGGACGCGGGTTACTCAGCACCAACCACTGGGTTAATAGGTATTTCTAAGGACTTGAAGAAACTGGGTATAGACGTAGAGGCTGCGGTAAAGACGACGTTGTTGCTTCATAGGTTCTCCTATAATGGCTTCGACCCAAACTTAGTCGATTATAGGGACCCTGACGAGGTTAAGGACGACATTATTGAGGTTATTAGTTGGGCCTTAACAATTAAGGAGTTATTCAGGGACATTTGGGATGAGAGGTTGGAGCAGGAGGAACATGAGTTGATGAAGTTGCTTGAAAGATTCAAGGCTTAA
- a CDS encoding AbrB/MazE/SpoVT family DNA-binding domain-containing protein codes for MIDETKVTRNYQITIPASIRKRLGLRVGDTLIVRLEGERIILEPKRRSITEIRIRLGKKIDWRYVEETIREEIEKE; via the coding sequence ATGATTGATGAAACTAAGGTAACTAGGAATTATCAAATAACGATACCGGCGTCTATTAGGAAAAGGCTTGGTTTAAGGGTTGGGGATACGCTCATAGTTAGGCTTGAGGGTGAGAGGATAATTCTTGAGCCAAAGAGACGAAGCATCACGGAAATAAGGATTAGGTTGGGGAAAAAAATAGATTGGAGGTATGTTGAGGAGACCATAAGGGAAGAGATTGAGAAGGAGTGA
- a CDS encoding DNA-binding protein encodes MGVDEERERIRIKIMMELMSKAQQKASTRQDLTRDDVIRLIRQITRGDRAEEIINNALQLYGDTAVQVFRQLVELHLSGRLSELQDYELYQVLERVGLHVPIRTRIRIVRHGKEENIGSSDE; translated from the coding sequence ATGGGCGTTGACGAGGAGAGGGAGAGGATAAGGATAAAAATAATGATGGAATTAATGAGCAAGGCCCAGCAGAAGGCAAGCACTAGGCAGGATTTGACGCGCGACGATGTGATTAGGTTGATTAGGCAAATAACGAGGGGCGACAGGGCGGAGGAAATAATAAACAATGCGCTTCAGTTATATGGCGACACGGCAGTCCAGGTGTTCAGGCAATTAGTGGAACTACACCTAAGTGGTAGATTAAGTGAGCTTCAGGACTATGAACTATACCAAGTACTCGAGAGAGTTGGGCTCCATGTTCCAATAAGGACCAGGATAAGGATTGTAAGGCATGGTAAGGAGGAAAACATAGGCTCATCCGATGAGTAA
- a CDS encoding DedA family protein → MLGYVFKGLYGYALVFALMVLEGVSLPVPSEVVMPLVGYYASLGFIDPVLGLLLGTLGSLVGSLIDYYTAYYLGTPFLLRYGRLFGLDKNRLGSLSRWFSKYGAAAVFGFRFLPGFRALISFPAGLAGMRIVGFVVVTFLGHLIWDSILVYIGYAFATQWSIIIGLVDRYLYIIAVIAVIVIVIYIVMKLRMR, encoded by the coding sequence ATGCTTGGGTACGTGTTTAAGGGACTATACGGCTATGCCTTGGTATTTGCTTTAATGGTTCTTGAGGGTGTTTCATTACCTGTGCCCAGTGAGGTCGTTATGCCCTTGGTTGGTTATTACGCGTCGCTGGGGTTCATAGACCCCGTCCTTGGTTTATTGCTTGGTACACTTGGTAGTCTCGTTGGGTCATTAATTGATTACTACACAGCCTATTACCTAGGCACACCATTCCTGCTTAGGTACGGTAGGTTATTTGGCCTTGATAAGAATAGGCTTGGTTCATTGAGTAGGTGGTTTAGTAAGTACGGTGCAGCGGCGGTGTTTGGCTTTAGGTTCCTGCCTGGCTTTAGGGCGTTGATATCCTTTCCAGCGGGTCTGGCTGGTATGAGGATTGTGGGCTTCGTAGTTGTAACGTTCCTTGGGCATTTGATATGGGATTCAATCCTGGTATACATTGGTTATGCGTTCGCAACTCAGTGGTCAATCATAATAGGCCTAGTTGATAGGTATCTGTATATTATTGCGGTTATTGCTGTGATTGTGATAGTGATCTACATAGTAATGAAGCTTCGCATGAGGTAA
- the vapB gene encoding type II toxin-antitoxin system VapB family antitoxin, with protein MSVVLSVRVPKWLKEELERLGIDYSREIKEYLERRVREELAKRLEAQYEGLLRDSPVIRGNLAVEFIREDRNAR; from the coding sequence ATGAGTGTAGTACTGTCTGTTAGGGTTCCTAAGTGGTTAAAGGAGGAGTTGGAGAGACTTGGTATTGATTACTCGAGGGAGATTAAGGAGTACCTTGAGCGCAGAGTTCGTGAGGAGTTGGCGAAGAGGCTTGAGGCTCAGTATGAGGGGCTCCTGAGGGACTCGCCAGTGATTAGGGGTAACCTGGCCGTAGAGTTCATTAGGGAGGATAGAAATGCCAGGTAG
- a CDS encoding type II toxin-antitoxin system VapC family toxin: MPGRQIVCDASVIVKWVIKEDYSDYAEKIRIGHLNGRITVVVPSIAIAEVASALRKYYLRGLISEDYLRRALNLLRDSLLSIYGITWESIISASELSIKYGISIYDAVYVDLAMRLGTIMYTADEALVRSLGNNQYVKHITEYVSPT; the protein is encoded by the coding sequence ATGCCAGGTAGGCAGATCGTGTGTGATGCCAGTGTCATTGTTAAGTGGGTTATTAAGGAGGATTATAGTGATTATGCCGAGAAGATACGTATTGGCCACCTCAATGGTCGTATCACAGTCGTTGTTCCATCAATAGCAATTGCCGAAGTGGCTAGTGCTCTGAGGAAGTATTACCTGCGTGGGTTAATAAGTGAGGATTACTTAAGGAGGGCATTAAACTTACTGAGGGATAGTCTATTAAGTATATATGGCATTACGTGGGAATCCATAATCAGTGCAAGTGAGTTATCCATTAAGTACGGCATATCGATATACGATGCCGTATATGTGGACCTCGCCATGAGGCTCGGCACGATCATGTACACCGCGGATGAGGCACTAGTGAGGTCGCTAGGTAATAACCAATACGTGAAGCATATAACTGAGTATGTATCACCAACCTAA